A stretch of the Thiomicrorhabdus indica genome encodes the following:
- a CDS encoding Rne/Rng family ribonuclease — protein MKRMLINATQPEEVRIALVDGQSLYDLDVETPHHQKKKANIYKGRVTRIEPSLEAAFVDYGSERHGFLPFKEIAQEYYPDEKPESGRFSIRDVLKEGQEIIVQVQKEERGNKGAALSTQITLAGPYVVMMPNNPKAGGISRRIEGDERSDIRDTLSSLDIPEGMGLIIRTAGVGKNTEELQWGVNYLVQLWEAIQKASNEKQAPFLIHQESDIVILAIRDYLRQDIGEIIIDDMPTFHKARDFIQHVMPQQVYKVKPYQDTVPLFTRFQIESQIESAYLREVTLPSGGAIVIDSTEALTAIDINSSRSTKGGDIEETAFHTNMEAAVEIARQLRLRDLGGLVVIDFIDMHSNRHQRDVENKLREAVKTDRARIQVGKISRFGLLEMSRQRLRPSIEESTQIVCPRCKGVGVIRGVASLGLSLLRLLEEESMKENTRRVTVQLPVDVATFLLNEKRAEITRIEDRHNLHLMIVPNESLQTPQYIIERTRHNDEVSQSPSYEVKEMLVAEPEQETLPTQVQVKEEPAVKALQPTPPPTPQQAPKPGLFSRVWKALFGSDDAAKEQEEDKPKSNDKRSNNQRSNNRRNNKRRRPREEESNNENTNNNGRRNNRRRNNRRRPPENAEDVSVSQNNEETSQEETASPSNEKPNNDRNSRRRGRNRNRQNENSPSGETSMSIESDLGEDSTETPEPEATQAKEETAPKQERDNNRPRNKRRRGRYSTRFNSRRRAPADAQSRSIHSPAPHIGPVSEVQAETKPDASESHDSVEKTQKVKTTDSTERSEPTHSDSIAENSENGVQSETKSEMTTETVENMASTNAKENELKAAPTKADSDNSQETSISSEVQNANTPSDVQIQMELSPAGNEADEMEKVEHSSDVVQSETTEKPAMSEKSASTENASVEDAQTTLLETTEKSDSTPEKQDSSEPFQPSNNDSMNDDSSKKTEDVKKD, from the coding sequence ATGAAAAGAATGCTTATTAATGCCACACAGCCAGAAGAGGTACGTATTGCTCTGGTTGATGGCCAATCCCTGTACGACTTAGATGTCGAAACCCCGCATCACCAAAAGAAAAAAGCTAATATCTACAAAGGGCGCGTAACTCGTATTGAACCGAGTCTTGAAGCTGCCTTTGTCGATTATGGTTCAGAAAGACATGGCTTTTTACCTTTTAAAGAAATTGCACAAGAATACTACCCTGATGAAAAACCTGAATCCGGTCGTTTTTCAATCCGCGATGTACTCAAAGAAGGCCAAGAAATTATTGTCCAAGTTCAAAAAGAAGAACGTGGAAATAAAGGTGCCGCACTAAGTACGCAAATCACCCTTGCAGGACCTTATGTGGTCATGATGCCAAACAACCCAAAGGCGGGAGGCATTTCACGCCGTATTGAAGGTGACGAACGCAGCGATATTCGCGACACTCTTAGCAGCCTAGACATTCCAGAAGGCATGGGATTAATTATCCGTACCGCTGGTGTTGGTAAAAATACTGAAGAGTTGCAATGGGGTGTGAACTACCTTGTTCAACTTTGGGAAGCGATTCAAAAAGCGTCCAATGAGAAACAGGCACCTTTCCTAATTCATCAAGAATCCGACATTGTGATTCTTGCGATTCGCGACTATCTTCGCCAGGATATCGGTGAAATCATTATTGATGACATGCCAACCTTCCATAAAGCAAGAGACTTTATTCAGCATGTCATGCCACAGCAAGTCTATAAGGTTAAACCTTATCAAGACACTGTACCGCTATTTACACGTTTCCAAATTGAATCTCAAATAGAATCCGCTTACCTGCGCGAAGTCACTCTGCCATCAGGTGGCGCCATTGTAATTGATAGCACAGAAGCTTTAACAGCAATAGATATCAACTCAAGCCGCTCAACGAAAGGCGGAGACATTGAAGAGACCGCTTTCCATACAAATATGGAAGCTGCGGTTGAAATTGCACGTCAACTTCGCTTGCGTGACCTTGGAGGTTTAGTGGTTATCGATTTTATCGATATGCACTCCAATCGCCACCAGCGCGACGTAGAAAACAAACTTCGAGAAGCGGTGAAAACAGATCGTGCTCGCATCCAAGTCGGCAAAATTTCTCGATTCGGTTTATTGGAAATGTCACGCCAACGATTACGTCCTTCTATTGAAGAATCGACTCAGATTGTCTGCCCGCGCTGTAAAGGTGTCGGAGTTATTCGTGGCGTTGCCTCACTAGGACTCTCTCTACTCCGTCTTCTAGAAGAAGAGAGCATGAAGGAAAACACTCGTCGCGTAACGGTGCAGTTGCCAGTTGATGTTGCCACGTTCTTATTGAACGAAAAACGTGCGGAAATTACTCGCATTGAAGATCGTCACAACCTACACCTCATGATTGTGCCTAACGAATCTTTGCAAACACCACAATATATTATTGAACGTACACGTCACAACGACGAAGTTTCTCAGTCACCAAGCTATGAAGTCAAAGAAATGCTAGTTGCGGAGCCTGAACAAGAAACCTTGCCGACTCAAGTTCAAGTCAAAGAAGAACCAGCAGTTAAAGCGCTGCAACCAACACCTCCGCCAACGCCACAACAAGCACCAAAACCTGGCTTGTTCTCGCGGGTCTGGAAAGCTTTATTTGGTTCCGATGACGCAGCAAAGGAACAGGAAGAAGACAAACCTAAGTCCAACGACAAACGTTCAAATAATCAGCGTAGCAATAATCGACGCAATAACAAACGTCGTCGTCCGCGTGAAGAAGAATCAAATAACGAAAACACCAATAACAATGGTCGTCGTAACAACCGTCGACGCAATAATCGTCGTCGTCCTCCAGAAAATGCTGAAGATGTTTCAGTCAGTCAAAACAATGAGGAGACGTCACAAGAAGAGACCGCATCCCCTTCTAATGAAAAGCCGAACAATGACCGTAACAGTCGTCGTCGCGGCCGTAACCGTAATCGCCAAAACGAGAACTCACCGAGCGGTGAAACCTCAATGTCGATAGAGAGTGATTTAGGAGAAGACTCAACTGAAACACCAGAACCTGAGGCAACTCAAGCCAAAGAAGAGACTGCGCCAAAACAAGAACGCGACAACAACCGTCCTCGTAACAAACGTCGTCGTGGCCGTTACAGTACTCGGTTCAATAGCCGTCGTCGTGCCCCTGCTGATGCGCAAAGCCGCTCGATTCACTCACCTGCACCACATATTGGTCCAGTTTCTGAGGTTCAAGCGGAAACGAAACCTGATGCATCAGAATCACATGATTCAGTAGAAAAAACACAAAAGGTGAAAACGACTGATTCGACTGAGCGTTCTGAACCAACCCACTCAGACTCTATCGCTGAGAATTCTGAGAATGGCGTTCAATCAGAAACGAAGTCTGAAATGACAACAGAAACCGTTGAAAATATGGCATCAACAAATGCAAAAGAAAATGAACTAAAGGCTGCACCCACAAAAGCGGATTCAGATAACTCACAGGAAACGTCTATTTCTTCAGAAGTCCAAAACGCTAATACACCTTCCGACGTTCAAATTCAAATGGAATTGTCACCGGCCGGTAACGAGGCGGATGAAATGGAAAAAGTGGAGCACTCCTCAGACGTTGTTCAATCAGAAACAACTGAAAAGCCTGCTATGAGCGAAAAAAGCGCTTCAACTGAGAACGCTTCAGTAGAGGACGCGCAAACAACACTGTTAGAAACGACTGAAAAAAGCGACTCAACTCCTGAAAAACAGGATTCTTCAGAGCCCTTTCAACCGTCTAATAATGACAGTATGAATGACGATTCCAGCAAAAAAACTGAAGACGTCAAAAAAGATTAA
- a CDS encoding low molecular weight protein-tyrosine-phosphatase, whose product MWLIITVESDAVNYALILIDGDWEFTEMGQKVSVLFVCLGNICRSPTAHAVFRQLVKAEGLQDKIEIDSAGTGAWHVGNPPDKRATQVAEGKGIQMRDLRARQVDFGDFYQYDYILAMDHSNYSNLYEMALPEHREKLHMFLSFSDEFQETEVPDPYYGGPEGFDYVFDMVGSASRGLLEEIKQKL is encoded by the coding sequence GTGTGGCTCATTATCACTGTCGAGAGTGATGCGGTAAACTATGCACTTATTTTAATCGATGGTGATTGGGAGTTTACAGAGATGGGTCAAAAAGTTTCAGTGTTGTTTGTCTGTTTAGGTAATATTTGTCGCTCGCCCACAGCGCACGCAGTGTTTCGTCAGTTGGTAAAAGCTGAAGGTTTGCAGGACAAAATTGAGATTGATTCTGCTGGAACCGGTGCATGGCATGTGGGTAATCCTCCAGATAAACGTGCGACTCAAGTAGCTGAAGGTAAAGGTATTCAAATGCGAGACTTACGTGCGCGACAGGTCGATTTTGGTGATTTTTACCAATATGATTACATTCTGGCAATGGATCACTCAAACTACAGCAACTTGTATGAAATGGCTTTGCCGGAACATCGAGAAAAGTTACATATGTTTTTGAGCTTTAGTGATGAGTTTCAAGAAACCGAAGTGCCAGACCCTTATTATGGAGGGCCTGAAGGATTTGATTATGTGTTTGATATGGTTGGTTCGGCTTCTCGAGGGTTATTAGAAGAGATTAAGCAAAAGCTTTAA
- a CDS encoding RluA family pseudouridine synthase: MSHTKSTQLIIMQPILKKPILTSRVHSPAGIIRQTPPPELKTFKFDENWILFEDRSMIVVNKPSGLLSVPGRGEDKQHSMQTLLQQNCANEEIHVIHRLDMDTSGLMVFAKNKEAHRHLSRQFQERQTQKRYEAVCTGRLEIPQGECKLPIRCDWEFRPLQMVDFLYGKPSHTQWQLLQQAQNHFVVELTPITGRSHQLRLHMKMLGHPILGDNLYADNDTLNASTRLMLHAKMLGLTHPESLNWLSFNSPSHF; encoded by the coding sequence ATGAGCCACACCAAATCTACACAATTGATTATTATGCAGCCCATCTTAAAAAAACCCATCCTAACATCCAGAGTCCACAGCCCAGCTGGGATTATTCGTCAAACCCCTCCACCAGAACTAAAAACTTTCAAGTTTGATGAAAACTGGATTTTATTTGAAGATCGCTCAATGATCGTTGTCAATAAACCGAGTGGGCTCCTCTCTGTGCCAGGTCGTGGCGAAGACAAGCAGCACTCCATGCAAACTTTGCTACAACAAAACTGCGCTAATGAAGAAATTCATGTCATACATCGTTTGGATATGGACACCTCAGGTCTAATGGTCTTTGCAAAAAACAAAGAAGCTCATCGACATTTAAGCCGTCAGTTTCAGGAACGACAAACGCAAAAGCGCTATGAAGCAGTATGTACCGGCCGGTTAGAAATCCCTCAAGGTGAATGCAAACTGCCTATTCGTTGTGATTGGGAATTTCGCCCTTTACAAATGGTCGATTTTCTTTATGGCAAACCTTCCCATACTCAGTGGCAGCTTTTACAGCAAGCCCAAAACCACTTTGTCGTTGAACTAACCCCTATTACCGGCCGCTCCCATCAACTACGCTTGCATATGAAAATGCTTGGACATCCTATTTTAGGGGATAACCTTTACGCCGATAATGACACGCTTAATGCCAGCACAAGACTAATGCTCCACGCCAAGATGCTTGGGCTCACTCACCCTGAATCACTGAATTGGTTGAGCTTTAATTCTCCCAGCCATTTTTAA